The Gemmatimonadota bacterium region GGACCTCCCTTCGTCACGCCTTGGGCCCGTCAACCGCCACCAGGAAGACGAATTCGGGCTGGCCCATGACCCCGGCGCGGTCCATCGCCTCGGCCAGGTCGTCGCGCTCGGCGAAGTCGCGCGCGCGGTCCAGATCATCCCACTCCATCACCACGATCACGTCCTCGGGGTCGTCTCCGTCGCGGAAGACGATCCCACCGAGCGACCCGGCATCGGCGCGGACGCCGGCTCGCGAGTCGAAGACATCCTTCCAGCGCGCGTAATCGCGCACGCGGTGGCGGACGAGCAGCGTGGCCATCGAACCCTCCGGCAGGCGGTAGCCAACGGCGCTGGCCGGCTCGGGGGGAGGCGGGGGGTCCCGGGAGCCGGCGGGGTCGGGACGGACGGCGGTCGAGCAGACCGAGCCCCTCCGGAGGCTACGCTAGGGCTGCCCGAGCCCCGAAGGCAAGCGGGTCGTCGTGCGCCTGTCGCCGACGCTAGCGACTCCAGGGTGGTTTGACGCGGTTCGCGCGTGCGTAGGCGATGGACTGGCCCAGGTGCTCATGCATGTGCGTGGTGGTCAGGACCCACATGGAACGCACCGTGTGCGGCTGCCCGAACATCGTGAGCGGCTCCTCCATGCGCTCGGACGGCGTGCCCCGCATGGCCTCGACTATGTGCTGGAACGAGTCCTCGAGATGCTCGATGACTTCGGCCTTGGTCACCGGCCGGGCCTCGTAGGCCCGTACGGTGGCAAAGTCGGCCGTGATGCCCGCGGCCTCGGGAGGCTGCACGCCCACGTGGGTGGGCAGCCACCAGTTGTCCCCGGCGATGTGTACGAACACGTCGCCGACGGAACGCACTCCCTCCATGGGCTGCCAGTCGTAGGCCTCCTCCGGCATGGCCTCGGCCAGCATGATCATCTTTCGCGCCAGCTCCTCGACCCGGACCACGAGATCCTCCATGACCGGGTCGGCCGAGGGTGCCGGATGGTCGGTCTGCGCCAGCGCCGGACCGAACGCCATTGCCGACACGAGCAACAGGATCGGCACGGCGCGCGTCGTGGTGTGCATCAGGCGGTCTCCGCGGCGGCGCGCAGCTCGGCGGCTACGGCATCGAGTTCGCGCGCCCTGGACTCGGACACCTCGGCCAATCGAGTCAGGTTGGCTGAGGTCGGCTTCGAGCGCGCATGGATCCACGAGGTGATCGTGTTGTCGCTGACGCCCACCTCTTCGGCCACCGCGTGTTGCGTGCGCACGTGCGCGTGGATGGCCTTGCGGATGGTCAATTGGCTACGTGCTGAGAGCGGATCGTTCATTCTGGCATTGGGCTCTCCGCGCTGCCTGCGCGGGTGACGTCGAGTCGAATACGGCCGGCCTCGCGCTTGATGGCGCGCAGCCAGACCTCGCACGTCTCCAGCGATCGGGCCGAGCCCCGATACACGGCTCCCTGGTACTGCACCGGCTGCGTGGAGAGATACAGTTCGAAGAGTTCACGGCCGCTGGGCTGTGGCGCGAAGAAGACACCCTCGATGCGTGGGTAGCCCTCGGTGCGCAGGGTCAGATAGCCGCGGCCGCGGATACCGGCGAGCGTTGCGGGTTCGGCTGCGACCATGCTTGCGTGTGCGCGGCTATGGAAGATCGACGGCGAGGGCCAGGAACACCCACCGCGCTTCAGCGCCTACTTTGATGGGAATCTAAGTCTCCTGCAAGAGGGCGTCCCTCGGGGAAGGTGCGTTGCGTGACATGCGAGTGACGATGCTGGTGGCATGCGTGGCATCGATCTGGGGCGCCTCGTGCGAGTCGGCGAGGCCCGACGCGGGCGCCCGGGGCGATGATGACGCGGCGCGGCCCGTGACGCCGATCGACGCCACGGCGCCGAGCGCCATGCCCAACGGTACACTAGCGCCCCGGCGGTTTTGCGCCGGGCCACGGCGTCCTACACGGCGTCCGAAATCGACGTGAAGTTGAAGTCCCGCACCTTGATCGGCGGCACCATCACGGTCGGGCTCGTGCCCCCCGATTCCGTGGGCGACACGGGCACGGGGGCGCCGAGCTCCTCCAGGTTGTTCAGCATGAACACCGGCGACTCGTTCCAGCGCAGGTTCTTCACCGCGTGCGAGATCTGGCCGTTCTCGATCAGGAACGTGCCGTCCCGTGTCAGGCCGGTGAACAGGATCGTCCTGGGATCCACGCTGCGGATGTACCAGAGCCTGGTGAGGAGCAGCCCGCGCTCGGTGGAGGCGATCATGTCCTGAAGCGACGCGTCGCCGCCCTCCATGTAGTAGCCCGACACGAACCCCGTCGGGTCGACCCCTTGCTGCGACGCCCAATAGCGGCTGTACGCCAGGTTCTGCAGCACGCCGTTCTGCACCCAGTCCATGCGCCTGTTGGGCAGCCCCTGTCCGTTGAACAAGTTGGGCGCGAGCCTGGCGTCGGCCGGATCCGTGTAGATGGTCACGCGATCATCCAGGAACTTCTCGCCGATCTTGTTGCCGCCGCCCTCCTTGCTGAAGAACG contains the following coding sequences:
- a CDS encoding cyclase, whose translation is MATLLVRHRVRDYARWKDVFDSRAGVRADAGSLGGIVFRDGDDPEDVIVVMEWDDLDRARDFAERDDLAEAMDRAGVMGQPEFVFLVAVDGPKA
- a CDS encoding DinB family protein, which encodes MHTTTRAVPILLLVSAMAFGPALAQTDHPAPSADPVMEDLVVRVEELARKMIMLAEAMPEEAYDWQPMEGVRSVGDVFVHIAGDNWWLPTHVGVQPPEAAGITADFATVRAYEARPVTKAEVIEHLEDSFQHIVEAMRGTPSERMEEPLTMFGQPHTVRSMWVLTTTHMHEHLGQSIAYARANRVKPPWSR
- a CDS encoding helix-turn-helix transcriptional regulator, whose product is MNDPLSARSQLTIRKAIHAHVRTQHAVAEEVGVSDNTITSWIHARSKPTSANLTRLAEVSESRARELDAVAAELRAAAETA